The Ranitomeya imitator isolate aRanImi1 chromosome 6, aRanImi1.pri, whole genome shotgun sequence genome window below encodes:
- the LOC138641695 gene encoding anterior gradient protein 2-A-like: MKTGMKSVVLVIVATSLSLAKDVPPKTKPEKAKPQTLSRGWGDNLDWVQTYEEALFKAKNGNKPLMVINHREDCPHSQALKKVFSDHKGIQKIAESFVLLNVIHDPTDKNLVLDGQYVPKIVFVDPSLVVRADIPGKYSNHRYTYEPDDIDLLYENMKKAQILLKTEL; encoded by the exons ATGAAGACCGGAATGAAGTCCGTGGTTCTTGTCATTGTCGCTACCTCACTCTCGCTGGCCAAGGATGTGCCCCCCAAAACGAAGCCCGAAAAGGCCAAACCTCAGACTCTCTCCAGAG GGTGGGGCGACAACCTTGACTGGGTGCAGACGTATGAGGAAGCGCTGTTCAAAGCCAAGAACGG AAACAAACCTTTGATGGTCATTAACCACCGGGAAGATTGCCCACACTCTCAAG CCCTGAAGAAAGTATTTTCCGATCACAAGGGAATTCAGAAAATTGCAGAAAGCTTCGTACTCCTCAATGTTAtt CATGACCCCACAGATAAAAACCTCGTTCTCGATGGACAGTATGTGCCGAAGATTGTATTTGTGG ATCCTTCCCTTGTAGTCAGAGCTGATATTCCTGGGAAGTACTCCAACCATCGTTACACATATGAGCCAGATGACATTGATCTCC TGTACGAAAACATGAAGAAGGCGCAAATTCTCCTGAAGACCGAGCTGTAG